The genomic stretch GGATGATCGGCTCCCGCTACAAGGTCCTCTGCAACGGCCTTCCGATCCCGATGACCGGGACCGGGACCGTCGGCGAGCACGTGGCGGGCGTCCGCTACCGCGCGTGGGGCGCGCCCCAGTCGCTCCATCCGACGATCGGCGTCCACAGCCCGCTGGTGATCGACCTTTACGATACGTGGAACCGGAAGACCGTCGGCGGCTGCACCTGCTACGTCGCCCACCCGGGCGGGCGGAACTATGCGACCTTCCCGATCAACTCCTACGAGGCCGAAAGCCGCCGTCTCTCCCGGTTCTTCCAGGGCGGACACACGCCCGGACGGTTCGATCCCCCCCCGCTCAACGTGTCGCCGGAATTCCCGATGACACTCGATCTCCGACGGTTTGTGAAAGCATAGAAAGAAGCACGCCTCTCCCATAGGAGTCAGGGCGCATTGGCCCCGTCTCTCCCTAACGCTCGTACCCTCGGGCGCTCCAGGAATCAGCCGATTTTAATCCAGTTCGGAGACGAGGCGCCGCCAAAGCGCGTCCGCCTAGCTAAGGCCCTCAGAGGGGGAGGTTCGAGGAGGGGCGAAGCCCCTCTTGGGCTATAAAGCGGATCGCCTCCAGCTGTACAGGGTTGACCCCGCAAGCCCCGAAGGGCAGTTCCCGTCCCGCGATCCCTTTCCTCGTGCGTCCGAATGCCAGTGCACCCGAAGCCCCCCGTGCCTTGTCCGGGCCTTCATGGACTGCCCGTCCCGATTCATCCGCCCCGGCTTCGCCAAACCGTCTAAGAGCTTGAGTACCGCCCTCGGAATCGGGAGGATCGCCTTGTGTCGAGCGTGACTTCCGCGATCCGAGTTCCCTCCGCTTTCCGCGGGTCGTCTGCCGTTCCCTTGGGATATCGGCGGCGCGAGGGCGCGTTGGCCTCCCTTTACGACGAGTTCCTCCAGCCCGACGGCTCCCTCCGGCCCCATTGGCGGGAGGTCGGCGCCTACTTCGACGAGCTGGGGGAAGGGGAGATCACCCGCCGCTGGAACAAGGCCCGCCGCATCCTCCGGGACAACGGCGTCGCCTACAACGCGAGCATGTGGGATACCCAGGGGCCGTTCCGGTCCTGGGAGCTGAACCCGATCCCCCTCCGCATCCCGCAGGCCGAGTGGAGCCGCATCGAGTCGGCCGTCCGGCAGCGGGGCCGCCTCCTCAATGCGATCCTCGAGGACGCCTACAGCCCGAACGGCGGACGCCTCGTCGCCGACCGGATGATCCCCCCGGCCCTCGTGCTCGGGAACGAGGCGTGGCTCCGGCCCTGCGTCGGCGTCCCGGTGCCGAAGGGGGCGCGCCTCGTGAATTACGCCGTCGACCTCGCCCGTTCCCCGGACGGGACGTGGTGGGTCCTCTCCGACCGTACCCAGGCCCCCTCGGGCGCGGGCTACGCGCTGGAGAACCGCGTCGTCTCCTCCCGCGTCTTCCCGGAGATCTTCCGCTCCAGCCAGACGAAGATCGCCCGTCTCAGCGGCTATTTCCGCAAGATGAAGGAGGCCCTGGAGGCCCTCTCCCCCCGGACGGGCGAGATGCCGACGATCGTCCTGATGACGCCGGGACGGCTGAACGAAACCTACTTCGAGCACGATTACCTCGCCCGCAACCTCGACCTCACCCTCGTCGAGGGGCAGGACCTCACCGTACGGGACGACGTCGTCTACATCCGCACCCTGCAGGGGCTCCGCCGCGTCGATGTCATCGTCCGCCGCGTCGACGACAGCTACTGCGATCCGCTCGAGCTCCGCGACGACTCCCTCCTCGGCGTCCCCGGCCTCCTGAACGCGGTGCGGGCGGGGACGGTCGCCCTCGCGAACAGCCTCGGCAGCGGCCTCGTCCAATGCCCGGCGCTCGGGGCCTTCCTGCCGAAGCTCTCCGAGCGGCTGCTGGGGGAGAAGCTCCTCATGCCTTCCGTGGCCACGTGGTGGTGCGGCCAGGCGGCGGAGCGGCAATATGTCCTTAACAACCTCGCCGCCCTCGTCTGCGAGCCCGCCTTCGACACCCCGGGCGATTTCCCCTCCCGCGCAGGCAGCAAGGCCGGAGGCGACGGCCTCGACGCGATCCGCAAGGCGATCCGGCAGCGGCCCGAGATGTTCACCGCGCAGGAATTCGTCCGCCTCTCCCAATGCCCCGACTTCGCCGAGGGACGGCTGGAGCCCCGCTCCGTCATCCTCCGCGTCTTCGCCGTCCGGTGCGGGGACGACTACGCCGTGATGCCCGGCGGCCTGACGCGGGTCGCCGACGAGGACCTGAGCCACGGCGTCCTCATCCGGCGCGGCGGCGGCTCGAAGGACACCTGGGTCGAGTTCGACGAGGAGGGGACGCGCTCCGCTGCGGGCCCCGCCCCGGGCCAATCGCAGGGGCAGGGCCCATCCCAATCGCAATCCCAGTCGTCGGGCGTGAGGCCCGAATCGGCGAAGGCGGCGTCCGCCCAGTCGAATCCGGCCCTGTCGAGCCCCCGCCGGGCGACGACGGGGCTGACGAGCCGCATGGCCGACAACCTCTTCTGGCTCGGCCGCTACGCCGAGCGGGCCGAGTTCACCGCCCGCATCGCCCGGACCGCCCTGGAGGGCCTGTCCGACCAGCAGGGCTGGGTCGACATCGACGACCTGAAGCCCCTCGTGCGGACCTTCCTCCACTTCGGCCAGCTCCCCGCCTCGACGGTCGAGTGCCCGTCGCCCGAGGAACTCCGCTCCGTCCTCATCTCCCAGATGCTGAGCCGGGAGAACGGAGGGAGCCTCCTCAACATCGTCGAGCGCCTGCGGGACATCATCACCTCGGTCCGCGACCAGGTGACCGACGACGCCTGGCGCATCGCGAGCCAGCTGCCCGATATCCTTCCCCCCGTCCCCGTCTTCTCCTCCGACGCGGCCAGGGCCAAGGGGCAGATGGAGGCGCGGCTTCAGTCGGCTCCGACTTCCGCCCCCGAGGGCTACGGCGGCGAGGCCGACCTCAACCTCAACCAGATCCTCCTCCATCTCTCGGCCCTCAACGGCGTGCTGACGGAGAACCGGACCCACGACTTCGGCTGGCGCTTCATCGACCTCGGGCGACGGATCGAGCGTTCCCTCTACAGCTCCCGGATCATCGCGGAGTCGTTCTTCAGCCGGGGCCAGATCGGGGAGAATCCCGAGCGGGGGGAGGGCGGCGCGCTCTTCGAGACCCTCCTCGACGTCTTCGACGCCGTCATCGTCTACCGGGGGAAGTACGCGGTGATCCACCGGGACGCCGTCCTGGAGCTCCTCCTCTGCGACGAGGGGAATCCCCGCTCCCTCGTCGGGCAGCTCTCCCGGATGCTCGACGACCTCCTCGGCCTCCCCCGCGACGGGGAGGACGCCTACCGGCTGCCGGAGGAGCGCCTCGTCCTCCGCGTCCTGAACGACGTCCGCCTGATCGAGTTGAAGAAGGTCGGCCCCCGGGCGTTGAGCGCCGTCGAGTCGGCGATGGGGGAGCTCTCCGGCCTGCTCTCCCGCCGTTTCTTCATCCACCTCCGCACCGCCTCGGTCGGCCGCGACGTGGCGCTCGATCTCCCCGAGGCCGTTTGATCAACCGAACCGAGGCGCTCCAGGATTCCCATGATTTTTGAAGTCTACCACTGGACCGAATACCGCTACGCCGAGTCGGTCTCCCTCTCCCGGCACCAGTTGCGGATGCGGCTTCGGGCCGGGAACCACCAGCGGGTCCTCTCCTCCCGGATCGAGTTCCTGCCGCGCCCCCTCTACGTCCGGGAACGGGTCGACGCCTTCGGCAACCACGTCGACGAGGTCTTCGTCGAGGAGGCCCACAAGAGTTTCCAGATCAAGTGCGTGAGCCGCGTCGAGACCCTGCCCCGGACCCTCCCGATGGCCTCCGACACCGCGCCGTGGGAGAAGGCCGTCGAGGCTCTCCTGGAGGCCTCCGACCCCGATCCCCGCGCCTTCCTCTACCCCTCCCTCCACGCCCCGTGGAGCGACGCGATCCGGGAGTGGACCGAGCGGAGCTTCCCCGCCGGGCTTCCCGTCCTGGCCGGGGCCCTCGACCTCTCCCGCCGCATCTTCTCCGACTTCACCTTCGACGCCGAGGCGACGACGGTGAGCACCCCGATCGCCGAAGTCTTCGAGAAGCGGCGGGGCGTCTGCCAGGACTTCGCCCACTTCCAGATCGCCTGCCTCCGGTCGATGGGCCTCGCCGCCCGGTACGTCAGCGGCTACATCCGCACGGAGCCCCCGCCGGGCCAGACGAAGCTCTTCGGGGCCGACGCCTCCCACGCCTGGGTCTCCTTCTACTGCCCCGGCCACGGCTGGATCGACATCGACCCGACGAACAACCGCCTCGTCGACAGCGACTATGTCGTCATCGGGTGGGGCCGCGATTATGCTGACGTCAGCCTCATCCGCGGGACGCTGACGGGGGGGGGAGCCCACTCGCTCTACCTTTCGGTCGATGTCTCCCCGGTCGACGAGGGAGCGGTTGCCGCAAACCGCGGTTAGGCTGATTTCCTGGCCCGTTTCGGTCGAAATGCCTTCAATCGGCGGCGATCGGGCGACAATTTTGGCGAATGAGTCAAAAAACATTGGCATTTCCGCAAAAGAATTTAACTAACTAGAACAACGTTATTTGTTTATGTCTCAGCCCACTCCCGCCGCACCTTCCGCCTACTCCCGTACGAATCCCTTTCCGGCTCGCCTTTCCGAGAACCGCCTCCTGAGCAAGGGGGCCTCGACCAAGGACACGCGCCACATCATCGTCGACATCAGCGGCAGCGGCCTCGTCTATCACGCGGGCGATTCCCTCGGCGTCTTCGCCCAGAATCCCCCCGCCGTCGTCGACGAGATCATCAGGCTCCTCTCCCTCAACCCCGAGGCGATCATCCCCAGCCCGACGGGCGAAGTCTCCCTCCGCCACGCCCTCAGCACCGGCTACATCCTGAACCGGGTCGGCAAGAAGTTCGTGAAGGCCATCGCCGAGAAGCTCCCCGCCGGGGAGAAGAAGGACTCCCTCGCTGCGATCGTGGCGAACGAGGAGGCCCTCACCGAATTCGTCTTCACCCGCGATTACATCGACGTCCTGCTCGAGTATCCCGGCGTCCACCTGACTTCGGAGGAATTCATCCTCCTCGTCAACAAGACGGCCCCCCGCCTCTACTCCATCGCCTCCTCCTCGCTCCCCCATCCCGAGCACGTCCACCTCACGGTCGCCATCGTCCGGTATGAGACCCACGGCCGCGCCAAGAAGGGCCTCGCCTCCGGCTACATGGCCGACGATTGCCCCCTCGGCGCCCCCGTCGTCCCCGTCTTCGTCCAGCCGACCCGCCACTTCCACCTTCCCCCGGACGACGTCGCGGTGATCATGGTCGGGCCCGGCACCGGCATCGCCCCGTTCCGCGCCTTCCTCCA from Verrucomicrobium sp. GAS474 encodes the following:
- a CDS encoding circularly permuted type 2 ATP-grasp protein yields the protein MASLYDEFLQPDGSLRPHWREVGAYFDELGEGEITRRWNKARRILRDNGVAYNASMWDTQGPFRSWELNPIPLRIPQAEWSRIESAVRQRGRLLNAILEDAYSPNGGRLVADRMIPPALVLGNEAWLRPCVGVPVPKGARLVNYAVDLARSPDGTWWVLSDRTQAPSGAGYALENRVVSSRVFPEIFRSSQTKIARLSGYFRKMKEALEALSPRTGEMPTIVLMTPGRLNETYFEHDYLARNLDLTLVEGQDLTVRDDVVYIRTLQGLRRVDVIVRRVDDSYCDPLELRDDSLLGVPGLLNAVRAGTVALANSLGSGLVQCPALGAFLPKLSERLLGEKLLMPSVATWWCGQAAERQYVLNNLAALVCEPAFDTPGDFPSRAGSKAGGDGLDAIRKAIRQRPEMFTAQEFVRLSQCPDFAEGRLEPRSVILRVFAVRCGDDYAVMPGGLTRVADEDLSHGVLIRRGGGSKDTWVEFDEEGTRSAAGPAPGQSQGQGPSQSQSQSSGVRPESAKAASAQSNPALSSPRRATTGLTSRMADNLFWLGRYAERAEFTARIARTALEGLSDQQGWVDIDDLKPLVRTFLHFGQLPASTVECPSPEELRSVLISQMLSRENGGSLLNIVERLRDIITSVRDQVTDDAWRIASQLPDILPPVPVFSSDAARAKGQMEARLQSAPTSAPEGYGGEADLNLNQILLHLSALNGVLTENRTHDFGWRFIDLGRRIERSLYSSRIIAESFFSRGQIGENPERGEGGALFETLLDVFDAVIVYRGKYAVIHRDAVLELLLCDEGNPRSLVGQLSRMLDDLLGLPRDGEDAYRLPEERLVLRVLNDVRLIELKKVGPRALSAVESAMGELSGLLSRRFFIHLRTASVGRDVALDLPEAV
- a CDS encoding transglutaminase family protein, producing MIFEVYHWTEYRYAESVSLSRHQLRMRLRAGNHQRVLSSRIEFLPRPLYVRERVDAFGNHVDEVFVEEAHKSFQIKCVSRVETLPRTLPMASDTAPWEKAVEALLEASDPDPRAFLYPSLHAPWSDAIREWTERSFPAGLPVLAGALDLSRRIFSDFTFDAEATTVSTPIAEVFEKRRGVCQDFAHFQIACLRSMGLAARYVSGYIRTEPPPGQTKLFGADASHAWVSFYCPGHGWIDIDPTNNRLVDSDYVVIGWGRDYADVSLIRGTLTGGGAHSLYLSVDVSPVDEGAVAANRG
- a CDS encoding sulfite reductase subunit alpha, with translation MSQPTPAAPSAYSRTNPFPARLSENRLLSKGASTKDTRHIIVDISGSGLVYHAGDSLGVFAQNPPAVVDEIIRLLSLNPEAIIPSPTGEVSLRHALSTGYILNRVGKKFVKAIAEKLPAGEKKDSLAAIVANEEALTEFVFTRDYIDVLLEYPGVHLTSEEFILLVNKTAPRLYSIASSSLPHPEHVHLTVAIVRYETHGRAKKGLASGYMADDCPLGAPVVPVFVQPTRHFHLPPDDVAVIMVGPGTGIAPFRAFLQERKHKGAKGKNWLFFGDQTKAGDFLYEEEFDAYQKEGLLTRLDTAFSRDQAEKIYVQNRMLENGAEMWKWLQEGAYFYVCGDAKRMAKDVHQALITIAQQHGGLTPEKAVEYIEVTFAKTEKRYLKDVY